CCCCACCCCTCTAACCCGCGCCCCGGCGTCTTTGGGCACCCACCAACCGTTTTGGGGCGCTCAGAATGGTTGGTGGGGGCACAAAGTGGTCGGGTTACGGTTGGGGTGGCGAGCGCGAGGAGGGGTTGTGGCGGTTAGGCGGCTTGGGCTTGTGGTGCATCAGGGGCGGCCGGTGGCGGTTGAGACCGCGGAGACGGTACGTCGGTGGGCGGCGGCGCACTCCATCGGGTGCACGGATATCGACGTGTGGACGGATCGGGAACGGCGTACCGGGACCGACGAGCTGCACCACGCCGGGGAGCCGGATCTCGTGGTCACGCTCGGGGGTGACGGGACGTTCCTGCGCGGTGCGCGGATTGCGGCGAAGAACAACGCCGCCGTCCTCGGGGTGGATCTCGGGAAGGTCGGCTTCCTCACCGAGGTCGCGTGCAAGGACGTCGAGGAGGCGCTCGAGGCGGTGCACCACGGCGGTGCGACGTACGAGGAACGGATGACGCTGACGATGCGGGCGTCGCGGCCGTTGGAGATCCCTGAGGGTATTGAGTCCCTGCTGCGATACGGGCACGGGCCGGCGTTGCCTCCGCCGCCGGTACGGCACGAGATGGGTGAGGGCGACGGCTGGGGGATGGCCCTCGACGTGACCGCGTTGAACGACGTCGTGGTGGAGAAGCTCGCGCGGGATCACCAGGTGGCGCTCGGGGTGTACCTGTCCGGTCGGCTGCTCGCGTCGTACTCCGCCGATGCGGTGATCGTCGCGACGCCGACCGGGTCGACGGCGTACAGCTTCGCCGCCGGCGGGCCGATCCTGTCGCCGAACACCGAGGCGATCGTGTTCACTCCGGTTGCACCGCACATGACCTTCAATCGCACGGTCGTCGCGGCGCCGGACGAGCCGATCGCGCTGCGGGTGCTGCCGCACTCGGGGCAGGCCGCGGTCAGCATCGACGGGCAGCTGCGCGGCGTCCTCGATCCGGGGGACTGGATCGGGGTGTACGGGTCGCCGCAGCGACTGCGGTTGGTACGACTGCGCCCGACGGACTTCTACGGACGGCTGCGCGACCGCTTCCACCTCACGGACGCACCCGCGACGGAGCTCGACGGACAGTCCGAACTCTTCTGGCAACCCTCGGACACACCCATACCCCCAGACCTCAAGCACCTCAGGATTCCGCAGTCGCCTGGTGACGACCGGTAGGGTCTCTCCTCATGCGAAACGTGGTGATCCTGGCGGGTGGTTCAGGGACGCGGTTGTGGCCGATGTCCAGAGACGACAGGCCGAAGCAGGTGCTGCCGCTGGCGGCGGGGCAATCGCTGCTGCGGGTGGCGTTCAATCGGCTGCGCGGACTGGTCGAGCCGGAGAACATCTACGTGTGCACGGTCGGTGCGTACACGGACGTCGTACGCAAGGAGCTGCCGGAGCTCGGCGAGCACAACATCATCGGTGAGCCGGCCCGCCGGGACACCGCGAACGCCGTTGGTCTCGCGTCCGCTGTGGTTGCGCGGAACGATCCGGATGCGGTGGTCGCGTTCGTCGGATCGGATCACCTGATCAGCCCGGAGGACAAGTTCCGAGAGGCGATCGAGCACGGGTTCGAGGTGGTCGAGGCGCGCGGCCGGTCGCTGGTGACGTTCGGGATCGAGCCGACGCACCCGCACACCGGGCTCGGGTACATCGAGCGCGGGGCGCCGATCGAGGGTACGTCGGCGTACGTCGTGGATCGCTTCCGGGAGAAGCCCGACCGGGCGACGGCCGAGGAGTACCTGGCCACCGGGCGGTTCTGGTGGAACTCCGGGATGTTCGTCTGGCAAGCCTCCACGGTGCTGAACGTGCTCGACACGCTGCTGCCGGAGTCGGCCTCGCGGCTGCGTGAGGTCGCCGCGGTCTGGGACACCCCGGAGCGGGAGGCGACGCTCGCCGAGATCTACCCGAACCTGCGCAAGATCAGCGTCGACTACGCGGTCATGGAGCCCGCGTCCCAGGGCAAGGTCGACGCGGACGTCGTCGTCGTACCGATGCCCGTGCACTGGCTGGACGTCGGCTCGTGGGCCGCGCTCGCCGACACGTACGACGCCGACCCGAACGGCAACCGCACCGACAGCGTCACCCTGAGCTGCCTGCTCGACTCCCACGACAACATCATCGTCACCGACGACCCGAACCACCTGGTCGCCACCGTAGGCCTCCGCAGCCACATCATCGTCCACACCCAGGACGTCACCATGGTCTGCCCACTATCCGACGGCGAACGCGTAAAAGACCTGGTAGCCCGAGTCCAATCCGACCACGCGAACTACATCTAGGTCCCTGCGCCGGCGTGAGCTGTGGTGCGGTGAGCGGTCGAGCGAGCGCACATGGGCGCGAATCATGAACCTGGCATAGGCGATGGGGGCTGGGGACAGGTCATGCCCTGTCTCCAGTTCCCATCCCGTGTCCCGTGTCCCGTCGACGGTGCTCCGTTGGTACGACGACCAGCACCGCGTGGTGCAAGCCACATCCGGTAACTCACACGAGAAACGCCCCCGAGGAGTGTTCCTCGGGGGCGTTCTGTTGGCTTGCTGTGCTGGGGGTCAGCCGCCGTTGGGTTCTTGGGCGTCGGTGGCTGGGTATTTCTCCATGAACTGTTTGAGGGCCTCGCCGCTGACGGAGCCGCAGAACTGGCGGTGGCCGAAGGACTTCTGGGCGGAGTCGGGGCCGCTCCAGTGCGCGAAGGCGAGGTTCTTGCCGTCCGGCCAGGCCTTGCCCTCGTCCTGCTTGAACGGTGCGGCGATGAGCTTGTTCAGCGAGCTGTCGGGCAGCTTCGACTTGGCGATCTTCTCGATCTGGTCGATCTGGTCCTTCGGCAGCGTGTCCCGGTACCAGAGGATCGTGTAGCCGTGCTCGAGGTTGTGCACGAGGTTCTCCACCGCGGGCCGGTCGCTCTCGGAGTAGAACTTCTTGTCGAACGGCGCCCAGACCGCGTAGTGCGGGCCCGAGGACGGCGGGGACACGGCGTACAGGATCTTCTCGCCGTCGGGGCGGTGGTCCTGGGTACCGCCGGCCACGTCGTTGGTGGCCGCGTCGCAGGAGGCCGCGCTCGAGGCGACACCGAAGTCGGTCAGGGCCTGGTTCTTGGTCCGGGAGTCCTGGATCAGCCTGATCGCCGGGTAGGCGATGATGGCCAGGCCGACCACGATGGAGCACACCACGATGAGGATCGTGCGGCGGCGGTCCGAAGCGACCTGCTCGCGCTGCATCTTCTCGATCATCTCGCGGCGCGACTGTTTCTGCGACGACGCTTTACCCACAGTGTTGGTCTTCCCGGATCGGGGCGGCCACCGCGCCGCCGTGCGAAGGCAGTGTACGAGGTGCCCCTGAGAAGTTGCCTAGAAAACTATCGGGACCGTGAGCCGAACGTGACCGTCGCCTCGCTGCCCGGACCCGGACGCACCGCCACGCCGTACCCCTCGGCATGCAGCAGGACAGCCAGCCGTTCCGCGACCATTCCCACGGTCACCGGCTCGTCGCCGAACACCGTGACAGCGTTGTCACCCGCCTCGAGCCGCACACCGTCAACGTCGGCCAGCAGCCCGGACCACACCACCGGATCGACTGAACGCGGCCCCGCCGGCGGTTGCCGATCGAGTACGGCGGCCCGCGCGGCCTCCCGCGTCCCCAGGCTGAACATGTCGAGCTCGGCGTCCCGCACCAGCGCCCGCGCGCCCGGCCCGTGCTCACCGACGGGCAGTACGGCGTCCTCGAGTCCACGCAGTACGGCGACCGGCACGCCGTCCGCCTTGCCCTTGACCAGTTCGCTGGCGCCTGCGATCTCGTCGGCCAGCGCCGGCTCGGTCACCGCGAGGACGTTGCCGTGACTGTCCGTCGTACCGCGCAGGTCCTCCACGACGCGGACGCCGGCGGCGCCGATCGCCAGGTCGGTCTGACCGTTGCGCCACGGGCGGCCGAGCGTGTCCGTGACGATGATGCCGACGTTGACGTCGTACCGCTCCTTCAGGGCGCTCCGCAGGTCGCGGGCCGACGCGTCGGGGTCCACCGGGAGCAGCAGGACCGTGCCGGGCGCGGTGTTGGACGTGTCCGTCCCGGCCGCGGCCATCACCAGGCCGTGCCGGGTCTGCACGATTCGCGTCTCACCGCGCTGCGCGACGACCCGCACGAGCTCGGCGTCGATCGCGTCCTGGCGGCTGCCGTGCGTCAGCCGGCCCTCCGCCTTGCTGACGATCTTCGACGTCACCGAGACGATGTCACCGTCGCGCAGGTCGGCGCCTTCGGCGATCAGCGCGGCCAGGTCGTTGCCGGCCGCCACCTCGGGCAGTCCGGTCACCGGGAAGATCTCCAGGTGCTTCCTCATCGCCGTACGGCCTCCGCGAGGGTCAGTGCCGCGTCAGCCATCGCGGCGGTTTTGGTCTCGTCCGTCATCCACAACGGCACCGCCTGCACGTGAATTCCGGCCCCGGCGATCGAATCCGCCTGGATCGCGTCGGAGGAGTCGATCAGCCAGCCGTCCAGTACGCCGCCGGACGTGCGGGAGCCGTAGTACCGGGCCACGGCCGACGCCGTGGAGGCCACACCGACGGTGGCCAGCACCTTGTCCGCCATTCCACGGACCGGACCGGTGCCGATGATCGGCGACAGCCCGATGACCGGGGCCTTCGTCTCCCGGACCGCGTCCCGGATCCCGGGGACGCCGAGGATCGTGCCGACCGACACCACCGGGTTGGACGGCGGCACGATCAGTACGTCGCAGTCCGCGATCGCCTCGAGTACGCCGGGTGCGGGCTTGGCCTTGTCCTGGCCGACGGCAACGATCTGGTGCGCGGGGATCCCGGCCTGATAACGGACCCAGTACTCCTGGAAATGAATGGCCTTGCGCCGCCCGGGCTCCTCCGGGTCGTCCACCACCACGTGGGTCTCGATCCGGTCGTCGCTCATCGGCAGCAGCCGGACCGGCAGCTTCCAGCGCGTGGACAGCGCCTCGGTGACTGCACTGAGCGTGTATCCGGCGTCCAGCATCTGGGTGCGCACCAGGTGCGTCGCCACGTCCCGGTCGCCGAGCCCGAACCAGGTCGGTTCCACGCCGTACGCCGCGAGCTCCTCCTTGATCACCCAGGTCTCGTCCTCACGGCCCCATTTCCGCTCCTCCGAGATGCCACCGCCGAGCGTGTACATCACGGTGTCGAGGTCGGGACAGACCCGCAGCCCGAACAGGGTGATGTCGTCCGCGGTGTTCCCCACGACGGTGATCTCGGCGTCCGGACGGGCCTTCAGCAGCCCGAGGAGGAAGGTGGAGCCGCCGATGCCGCCGGCCAGCACTGTCAATCGCATGGGAAGAGTCTGCCCGAGTCGTCAATGCGTCGGACCACCGCACGACTATGCTGCGGAGGGTCATCACGTCCGCACAGCTCAGTTGTACGGCCCCCCAACATCCGAGGAGCCCTCCGTGGTCACCGACGCAACCAAGAAGCTCAGAGAGCCGGTCGCGTACACCTTGCTCGCATTCGCCGGCCTGCTCGCACTGGCCTCGCTGTTCCAGTTGTTCGTCGGCGGGATCGGCTTCGTCGCCGCTTCCGGCGGCGTGCACTCCATCATTGTCCCGCCGTCCATCACCACACTGGCGCTGCTTCCCGCGCTGGTCGGTGCGGTCTGGCTGGTCAACGAAGGTGAGCGGACGCCGAACGCACGCATTGTCGTGTTGGGCGCCCTCATCGTCACCGGCCTCTTCCTGCTGATCGGCCTCGTCGCCACGTTCGCGCAGTTCAACGGCAGCGGCACGGCCGGCGAGAAGATCGTCGGTTTCATCGCCTCCCTCGGTGGCCTCGCGCTGTACGGCGGCATCGGTCTGTACGCCCTGAAGACGTTCCAGGCGCTGCCGGCGCCGGTGCGTGCGCCGAAGCCGGGCCAGTTCCAGCAGCAGGGTCAGCCGGGCCAGCAGTACGGCCAGACCGCGCCGTACGGCCAGCAGCAGGGCTACGGCCAGCAGGGCTACGACCAGGGCCAGCCGGCCCAGCAGGGTCAGTTCGGCGGCCAGTACGACCAGGGTCAGCAGTACGGCGGTTACGCGGCTGCTGGTGCT
This Kribbella sp. NBC_00482 DNA region includes the following protein-coding sequences:
- a CDS encoding NAD(+)/NADH kinase codes for the protein MAVETAETVRRWAAAHSIGCTDIDVWTDRERRTGTDELHHAGEPDLVVTLGGDGTFLRGARIAAKNNAAVLGVDLGKVGFLTEVACKDVEEALEAVHHGGATYEERMTLTMRASRPLEIPEGIESLLRYGHGPALPPPPVRHEMGEGDGWGMALDVTALNDVVVEKLARDHQVALGVYLSGRLLASYSADAVIVATPTGSTAYSFAAGGPILSPNTEAIVFTPVAPHMTFNRTVVAAPDEPIALRVLPHSGQAAVSIDGQLRGVLDPGDWIGVYGSPQRLRLVRLRPTDFYGRLRDRFHLTDAPATELDGQSELFWQPSDTPIPPDLKHLRIPQSPGDDR
- a CDS encoding mannose-1-phosphate guanylyltransferase; this encodes MRNVVILAGGSGTRLWPMSRDDRPKQVLPLAAGQSLLRVAFNRLRGLVEPENIYVCTVGAYTDVVRKELPELGEHNIIGEPARRDTANAVGLASAVVARNDPDAVVAFVGSDHLISPEDKFREAIEHGFEVVEARGRSLVTFGIEPTHPHTGLGYIERGAPIEGTSAYVVDRFREKPDRATAEEYLATGRFWWNSGMFVWQASTVLNVLDTLLPESASRLREVAAVWDTPEREATLAEIYPNLRKISVDYAVMEPASQGKVDADVVVVPMPVHWLDVGSWAALADTYDADPNGNRTDSVTLSCLLDSHDNIIVTDDPNHLVATVGLRSHIIVHTQDVTMVCPLSDGERVKDLVARVQSDHANYI
- a CDS encoding DUF3105 domain-containing protein; this encodes MGKASSQKQSRREMIEKMQREQVASDRRRTILIVVCSIVVGLAIIAYPAIRLIQDSRTKNQALTDFGVASSAASCDAATNDVAGGTQDHRPDGEKILYAVSPPSSGPHYAVWAPFDKKFYSESDRPAVENLVHNLEHGYTILWYRDTLPKDQIDQIEKIAKSKLPDSSLNKLIAAPFKQDEGKAWPDGKNLAFAHWSGPDSAQKSFGHRQFCGSVSGEALKQFMEKYPATDAQEPNGG
- a CDS encoding coenzyme F420-0:L-glutamate ligase, whose translation is MRKHLEIFPVTGLPEVAAGNDLAALIAEGADLRDGDIVSVTSKIVSKAEGRLTHGSRQDAIDAELVRVVAQRGETRIVQTRHGLVMAAAGTDTSNTAPGTVLLLPVDPDASARDLRSALKERYDVNVGIIVTDTLGRPWRNGQTDLAIGAAGVRVVEDLRGTTDSHGNVLAVTEPALADEIAGASELVKGKADGVPVAVLRGLEDAVLPVGEHGPGARALVRDAELDMFSLGTREAARAAVLDRQPPAGPRSVDPVVWSGLLADVDGVRLEAGDNAVTVFGDEPVTVGMVAERLAVLLHAEGYGVAVRPGPGSEATVTFGSRSR
- the cofD gene encoding 2-phospho-L-lactate transferase, whose translation is MRLTVLAGGIGGSTFLLGLLKARPDAEITVVGNTADDITLFGLRVCPDLDTVMYTLGGGISEERKWGREDETWVIKEELAAYGVEPTWFGLGDRDVATHLVRTQMLDAGYTLSAVTEALSTRWKLPVRLLPMSDDRIETHVVVDDPEEPGRRKAIHFQEYWVRYQAGIPAHQIVAVGQDKAKPAPGVLEAIADCDVLIVPPSNPVVSVGTILGVPGIRDAVRETKAPVIGLSPIIGTGPVRGMADKVLATVGVASTASAVARYYGSRTSGGVLDGWLIDSSDAIQADSIAGAGIHVQAVPLWMTDETKTAAMADAALTLAEAVRR